From the genome of Acropora palmata chromosome 4, jaAcrPala1.3, whole genome shotgun sequence, one region includes:
- the LOC141880082 gene encoding uncharacterized protein LOC141880082, whose protein sequence is MAMFSQPQVCHRSFHLLFSKALLTRALALSSSRNDGRPKVSTSSLLKNLRRQSLERDDKYKAERNEDVWETADQASFESYPKLDPLPGIEMTLKEEQRVISRKESLKFSQKQPQRRVVSESSFEATEGEILAKDKIEQRPKWLGGEYFKESELKSGNVRQNRVLRELQEEKAKEKSSSVISSDLVNSLKKVKEFGKDNGKNMLEDSIHAAQQQRQKARTLKATMTTSGGQVESVSEKSEQEWVERSLEDLEENVDQRMPPQTKADPELKKKIQDILSQLKVAPKQLGTPKTIVAAVENWGKSAFYQSQDIRDEYKEQTNEIAFDSTEFSFEDGNRLELFKSIVDKQKTENVKVLRSNNIFLMESDHLEELDNVNQIGVWQNSFRDDINLSDKLWQYPVDNEVCKTEEHGVSFEEHVFLEYLLDDFPKKGPVRRFMELVINGLQKNPHLTVGQKKERVRWFKDYFADFSEEELNF, encoded by the coding sequence ATGGCAATGTTCTCTCAACCTCAAGTGTGTCACCGTTCGTTTCACCTGCTATTTTCCAAGGCTTTGTTGACAAGAGCCTTGGCCTTGAGTTCCAGTAGAAATGATGGCCGCCCGAAAGTGTCTACATCGTCTCTATTGAAAAATCTGAGACGTCAATCGCTTGAACGTGATGACAAATACAAGGCGGAGAGAAATGAAGATGTTTGGGAGACAGCAGATCAAGCCAGTTTTGAATCTTACCCAAAACTTGACCCCTTACCTGGCATCGAAATGACCCTCAAAGAGGAGCAAAGGGTCATCTCCAGAAAGGAAAGCCTCAAATTTTCCCAAAAACAACCTCAGAGAAGAGTTGTTTCGGAGTCCAGTTTTGAGGCAACAGAAGGAGAGATCCTAGCAAAGGACAAAATCGAACAACGCCCTAAATGGCTCGGGGGTGAATATTTCAAGGAAAGTGAATTAAAATCAGGAAATGTGAGGCAAAACAGGGTTTTAAGAGAATTGCAGgaagaaaaggcaaaagaaaaatcatcTTCCGTTATTTCCTCAGATCTTGTGAACTCACTGAAAAAGGTCAAAGAGTTTGGAAAAGATAATGGAAAGAACATGCTTGAGGATTCAATACACGCAGCTCAACAGCAACGCCAAAAGGCAAGAACACTAAAGGCAACCATGACGACAAGTGGTGGTCAAGTGGAATCTGTGTCAGAAAAATCAGAACAAGAGTGGGTTGAAAGAAGTCTGGAAGATTTAGAGGAAAATGTTGATCAGAGAATGCCACCACAAACAAAGGCAGATCCGGagttaaagaagaaaattcaagACATTCTTTCTCAGCTAAAAGTTGCTCCTAAACAATTAGGGACACCCAAAACCATTGTTGCAGCAGTGGAAAACTGGGGAAAGTCAGCATTTTATCAATCTCAGGATATCAGAGATGAATACAAAGAACAAACCAATGAAATTGCTTTTGATTCTACAGAGTTCTCATTTGAAGATGGTAATAGACTAGAACTCTTTAAAAGCATTGTTGACAAACAGAAGACCGAAAATGTGAAAGTGTTGCGGTCAAACAATATCTTTTTGATGGAGTCAGATCATTTAGAGGAACTAGACAATGTGAATCAGATTGGTGTCTGGCAAAATAGCTTCCGAGATGACATAAACCTTTCTGACAAACTTTGGCAGTACCCTGTTGATAATGAAGTGTGTAAAACAGAGGAACATGGAGTCAGTTTTGAGGAACATGTGTTCTTGGAATATTTGTTAGATGATTTTCCAAAAAAGGGCCCAGTGCGTCGTTTCATGGAGTTAGTCATTAATGGCTTACAAAAGAATCCCCACTTAACT